AATCAACCATCGCTTCCTGAAGTGGGTTCTGTAAATGATCGGAGCGCAACTTATCCATCATTTCACAAACAGACCCGGAGAGTCAAAATTTTTCCCACGGGAACATCCGGCGCAGACAAGTTTTTCCTGCATCGCGACCACCTGATTTACTTCAGCTGATGCCGCCCGAGTGATCCACAGCAAATTGATGGCAACCTTGTCTTCAATCACCCGGAAACTCATCGGAAGAAGCCTGTGGAGTCACGGGAAAAACCCTCCTCGCCAAACTTTAAACAAAACCTTACAACTTGCAAATACCGCATTGTTATTACGTTGTTTTATTCGACATGTTAATTTTTTGACACCGGCGCCCCGACACCTCATTCCAAGCATTCCCGGCGGGTGGAGAAGCGGAGCAACAATAAAAAAAAGGCCGCCCGAATCGGGCGGCCTCTGCAGCACAGTAAAAAAACCACGAACAACATGAACTTTCAATCTTTACATATTGTATTCAGGTATTTTATCAAAGTAAAGACACTCGTAAATACTCCTGGGGTCAGCACCAAGCTTCTCCATCTGCTTCAGATATTCTTCAACCGACGGCAGCTCTCCTTTCATGGCGGTAACGGCTGCCAGTTCTGCGGAGGCAAGAAAGACCCTGGTGTTGTCGCCCATCCGGTTGGGAAAATTCCTGGTGGAAGTCGAGACCACCGTCGAACCGCTGGCCACCCTGGCCTGGTTTCCCATACAGAGCGAGCAGCCCGGGACTTCAGTCCGGGCGCCTGCCCTGCCGAAGATATTGTAAAGACCTTCAGCGACCATCTGCTTCTCATCCATCCTGGTCGGCGGTGCAATCCAGAGCCTGGTCGGCACATGCCCTGAACCCTCGAGAATCCTGGCGGCGGCCCGGTGATGCCCGATGTTGGTCATGCACGAACCGATAAAGACCTCGTCGATCCTGGTCCCGGCAACCTCCGAAAGCTTTCTGACATCGTCCGGATCGTTGGGACAGGCGAGGATCGGCTCGGTGATCTCCGCCAGATCAATCTCAATGACTTCCGCATATTCAGCGTCATCATCCGGCTCAAGAAGAACAGGATTTTGCAGCCACTCCTCCATCGCCGCCGCACGCCTGGCGAGGGTGCTTTTGTCTTCATAGCCTTCGACGATCAGCCACTTGAGAAGTGCGGCATTGGAGCGGGTGTACTCCATCACCGGCCCTTTATTCAACCTCATGGTACACGCCGCAGCGGAACGCTCCGCAGATGCATCGGATAGCTCAAACGCCTGCTCCACCTTCAGGTCCGGCAACCCTTCAATTTCCAGGATCCGGCCGGAAAAAACGTTTTTCTTGCTTTCCTTGCCGACAGTGAGCAATCCTTTCTGAATCGCCATGTAGGGAATCGCATTCACCAGATCGCGAAGGGTGATCCCCGGCTGCATTTTACCCTTGAAGCGGACCAGCACTGATTCCGGCATGTCGATGGGCATGACACCCATAGAAGCCCCGAAAGCAACCAGCCCGGAACCGGCCGGAAAGCTGATGCCGATCGGGAATCTGGTATGAGAGTCACCCCCGGTGCCGACAGCGTCGGGAAGAACAAAATGATTCAGCCAGGAATGCATCACCCCATCCCTCGGACGCAGGGCCACTCCGCCACGCTCTTCAATAAATCCCGGCAGCTCATGGTGAAGCTTGACATCCACCGGTCTCGGATAGGCCGCCGTATGACAGAAGCTCTGCATAAACAGATCTGCGGAAAAGCTCATACAGGCAAGCTCCTTCAACTCATCCCGGGTCATGGCCCCGGTTGTGTCCTGGGAACCGACCGTGCTCATTCTCGGTTCACAATATGTACCGGGCCGCACCCCCTTCAGGCCGCAGGCCTTGCCGACAATCTTCTGGGCCAGAGTAAACCCCTTGCCGCTGTCCTTCGGCGGAACCGGCCGAACGAAGATGTCGGCCGAAGAGAGTCCCAGTGACGCTCTAGCCCTGTCGGTAAGCGCCCGTCCGATAATCAGGGGAATCCTGCCCCCCGCCCTGACTCCGTCGGCCAGGGTTGAAGGACGGAGCGTGAAATCGGCAAGCTCGTTTCCATCATCGTCGGTAATCCGGCCATCGGCCGGGTGGATGTGGATGGTCTGCCCCATCTGCAGCCTGCTCACGTCGCACTCGATGGGCAAGGCGCCGGAGTCTTCCGCAGTGTTGAAAAAGATGGGGGCGATCTTGCCGCCGATCACCACCCCGCCCTGTCTTTTGTTGGGGACAAAAGGAATATCACTTCCCATGTGCCAGAGGACCGAGTTTATCGCAGACTTCCTGGATGAACCGGTACCGACCACGTCTCCGACAAAGGCGAGGGGCAAACCCTTCTCCTTCAGCTCGGCAATCTTCCCGAGCGCCCCGTTCATTCTGCTTTTCAGCATTGCCTGGGCATGCAAAGGGATATCGGGCCGGCTCCAGGCCTCGGAGGCGGGTGAGAAATCATCGGTATTGGTTTCCCCGTCAACTTTGAATACCGTGAGGGAGATCTTCTCGGCCAGAGGTTTACGGCTGGTGAACCATTCGGCCTCTGCCCATGATTTAATAACCTTTTTCGCCCAGCGGCTGGAGGCGGATTTCTGCAGAACCTCGTCATAGGCATCATAGACCAGCAGGGTTCCGGACATGGCCTTGCATGCCTCTTCGGCCACCGCCTCATCATCCAGGAGATCAATAAGCGGCCTGATATTATACCCACCGAGCATCGTTCCCAGCAGAAATGCGGCATGCTGCCGTGAAATGCAGTTGACGGGAGTCACGCCGGCGGCGACTGCGCCAAGAAATTCAGCCTTGACCCGCGCTGCCTCGTCGACTCCCGGGGGGACCCGGTTCGCAAGAAGCTCCAGAAGGAATTCGCTCTCGCCGGTGTTCCGGGCAAGAAGATCCACAACCTCCCTGGTCTGGGCAGGGTCCAATGGCAGCGGCGGAAGTCCCTCCGCAGCTCTCTGTGCAACATGATCTCTGTAGGCTTCTATCATGACCTGATCTTCCTCACGATGGGCTTTGGTTGAAAATTATCAAGGTACCCTTAATAAAAAGTAGGCCGGTCAATGTCAAACAAAATCACACCCCGCCCAATTATCCTGACCAGCTATCCTGCACCCTTCGGGTATCCTTTTCGATGTCTCGCAAACTCGCTCATCGGTATGAGCAGACGAGCTTCTCAACTTAAGCTTTTCACCCTTCGGGTATAAGTTTCGTATGAGCAGACGAGCTGCTCAACTTAAGCTTTACTGTTTTTTTCTTCCGGAAAAATAATGTATACTTTTTTCATGCCGGAGAGAGACACTCCGGAAACGGCAGATCCGGGGAGAGAGTTGATGGCAGGAAAACCCATACACCTTCGTTCGCGCGTCCTGATTCCGGTCGGGCTGGCACTTTTCGTGATCAGCTTCATCGGCTTTCTCGCCACCTATTATTTCCAGAAACAGCTCCTCGAAAAAGAGATCGATGACCGCCTGGTCAACGCCAACAAACTGTTTTCGGAACTCGTTGTTCTCCAATCCGAACTGCTGATCAATATCGCCGAAACCCTCACCCATACCGAAGTATTCGAACCTCTTTTCCTGGGAGGGCACCGAGATCTCCTGGCCAAAGAGGCTTTTCCCGAGTTCATCAAGATCAGGGGCAGATATCAGATCACCCATTTTTATTTTCATGCCCTGGACCAGACCTGTTTCCTGAGGGTGCATAACCCCAAACGGTACGGAGACACCATCAACCGGCACACCCTGAAGGAGGCCGTTTCAAAAGACGGCATTGCCTCCGGTATTGAGCTTGGCCCCCTGGGGACCATAACCTTGCGGGTTGTTATCCCCTGGCGGGTAAATGGCACGCTTATCGGATATCTTGAGCTTGGCAAGGAACTTGAGTATATCACCATCAATATGATCAAGGTCCTTGACCTGGAGCTGATGATTGCGATCGAAAAACAATTTCTAGACCGGAAAATGTGGGAAGAAGGTCTCACAATGCTCGGCAGGTCGGGCAACTGGGACCAGCTGGATGATTATGTGATCGCCTCCAGCTCAATGACTGAAATCCCGGTGGAGTTTTCCGGAAATCTTGAAAAGCATGCAGAGAGGGATCATCGCCTGTTTACCTTTGACATCACCCATAAAAACAGAACTCTCAAGGGTGGCATTATCCCTTTGCGTGATGCCGGAGGCAATATTGTCGGGGACATCTTCGCCTTCCTCGATTATTCTAAAATCGCAGCCGGCAACCGGATGTTTGCACTCTTTGCCTCAGGATGCGCCCTGGTCATCCTCGCTTTCTTCTTCCTGGTCTCCGGCTATCTGCAAAGAGTTGAAAAAAGTCTCGGCAGGACCCTGAAGGATCTTTCAAGCGAGACGGAGCGAAACCGACAGATCGCCCTCGAACTCGCCCGGCACCGTGACAACCTGGATGAACTGGTGAACCAGAGAACGGCCGAACTTGAACAAAGTCAGGCGGAAGTGAAAATCCTGAGCGGCTTTCTGCCGATCTGTGCCGGATGCAAATCAATAAAAAACAAGGATGGCGGCTGGGAACAGATCGAATCCTACATCCGGGACCACTCGGAAGCAGAATTCAGCCACAGCTACTGCCCGAAATGCGCCAAAGAGATCTATTCGGACTTTAAAAAAGTATAGATCGATCCCGAGAATGAAAACCTCCCCCGCGTGCCTCCCCTGTTTCATGCGCCAGGCAAAATTTGCCGCCGCATTGACAACCGATTCGAAATCTCTGCAGGACCGGATCATCCAGGAATCCTCAGCTCTTATCTCCTCCTTCCCCCTCGACATTTCACCCCCTGAAAACGCGGTCGCTCTCTATCGACTGATCGCGGAGCTCTCCGACAATCCAGATATCTTTTCCGGGCTTAAAAAAATCAGCAATCGCGCCGCCCTGAAAATGGTGGCAAGCCTTGCCTCCCCCATCAGAAGTTCCGGTAACAAGCTTGAAACTGCAGCCAGGCTTGCCATTGCCGGGAACATCATTGATTACGGGGCGCAGCAGGAATTCGACATGAAAAAAACCGTAGAGAGATCTCTTGCCCTGCCATTGGCGATCAATGACCTGGAGTTTTTCTCTTCAGACCTCGCGAAAGCCCGGAACATTCTCTATCTGGCCGACAACTGCGGCGAATTGGCGTTCGACCGGCTGCTGATTGAGACCCTGGACCGGCCGGTAACCCTGGCCGTCAAAGACCGGCCGATATTAAACGATGCCCTGCTTGAAGATGCGGTGGACTGCGGGCTGGACTCTCTCTGCCGCCTGATCTCAAACGGCGCTGGCTGCCCGGGCACCCCCCTGGATTTTTGCAGCAAAGAGTTCAAAAATGCATTCCGGGAAACAGACCTGATCATCAGCAAGGGTCAGGGGAATTTTGAAACCCTGTCCGAAACCCCCGGCCCGATCTATTTCCTGCTGATGGTCAAATGCCCGGTGGTGGCGGAACATATCAACGAAATAAGAGCGTCGGCTTCCGGAACAACAGTAAAGACCGGCGACATGGTGGCGCTGAAACACCCGCTGTATGATGCAAAACGTGGCTGAGGCACCCCTGTTTTATTTGTGGGAGCACCCTCCCGGCCGCGAATACTCCATGGCGGCCATCGGCGATTCAGGGAATCTCCCCGCCTTCTTGTTCGCGACCGGGAGGTCGCTCCAACGGGGGGTGGAGGCAGACCTTGTGGGAGCGGCCTCCCGGCCGCGAATGCCCGTTGCGGCCGCTGGCAATTCAGAAATCACCCCGCCTTTCTGTTCGCAACCGGGAGGTCGCTCCCACAACAAGTGGAGGGAATGGCGGGAGGAGTTTTTTCCTTTCACGGGAAAAGCCTTGCTTCTTCCACCGGGGAGGGATAGAATATGCGCATCAGAAATACGCATAAGGAGTCTATATGCAAACAAAGATCTATGATCCATCCGCGCCGAAGAAGGCGCTGAACCTGAGTATCAACAGCGACCTGTTGCGCCAGGCCAAGGAAACCGGGCTCAACCTCTCCCAGGTCCTTGAGTCACAACTGACCGACCTGCTGCAGGAGGCGCGCCGGGAAGAGTGGCGGAAAGAAAACCGGAAGGCGATCGATGCCTACAATCGGAGAATCGAACTTTCCGGGGCCTTCAGTGAGGGGCGAAGGCGTTTCTGATGGCCCAGTTTGATGTCTATGAAAACCCCAACCCGGCCACCAGTGAGATCGTCCCCTATCTGCTTGATCTTCAATCCGACCTGCTCGACGACCTGGCCACCAGGGTGGTGGCGCCGTTGGTTACCTTGGAAGGCATGGAACTCCAAGCCCGCTTCCTCAATCCCGTCTTTACCATCGGGGAACGACAGGTGGTGATGTCGACCGCGGAACTTGCAGGCATTTCCCGCCGGGATCTGGGCGACCGAGTCACTTCGCTGATCGAAGAACGAGACCGGATCATCGGCGCCCTGGATTTCCTGTTCACCGGGTTTTAAATCGATGTCCCCCACGGCTTGAACTTCGCGACCGGAAGGTTGCTCCCACGGAGTAAAATCAACCTTGTTGGAGCGGCCTCCCGGCCGCGAATGGTTTCGGCAAAGATCACAAACTTCGCGACCGGAAGGTCGCTCTTACAGGGCCAAAGCAAACCTCGTTTTGTGGATCAAACCTCTTCGGCCGCGAATACAGACGCTTTTTCAGACCATCGGGAATCCTGCTTCCTGCCAGGCCTTTGGCCCGCCGGCCAGGGCTTTTGAATTTGCGAGACCTTTTTCGATCATCTGCGCTGCCAGACCGGCAGCCGAATTCTCAGCAGGTCAGGCGCAGTAGAAGATCAGTTCCCGACCCCTGTCGATATCGTTCTCCAGGCGCCTGAACTCACTGAGCGAAATCGCCCCTTCCAGATGGAACCGGGAAAACTTGTCGTCGCTCTCATAGGCACAGACCAGAAGCGCCTGACCTTTTGCAACCTTTTCCCTGGCATTCTGCACTGAAATCCTTGCCACATCAGCCATTTTTTACCTCCTGATTCAAAACTCAATATGGGAGCACCCCCATGTTTGCAAACAACCCTGTGGAAGCGGCCTCCCGGCCGCGAATTGCCCGGGTTGCAATCGGCACTTCAGGCTCTCCCCCCTTGTTGTTCGCGACCGGGAGGTCGCTCCTGCGGGAATCAGCGAGGGCCTGCTTTTACGACATTATCCGGGGCAAGGTCTCGGAACTTTTCAAAGTTATTATGGAACAACCGTGCCAGTTTTGCGGCCTGAGCATCATATGCCCCGGGATCAGACCAGGTCTTTCCCGGATCAAGAATGTCCCCCGGAACCCCGGGCACCGATACCGGCACCTCGATCCCGAATACCGGGTCGATCTTCATCTCGACATGATCAAGCCCTCCGCTGATTGCCGCATGCAACAGGGCACGGGTGTGGCCGATCTTCATTCTTGAACCGACACCGTAAGGACCACCGGTCCAGCCGGTATTGACCAGCCAGCATTTCGATCCATGTTTCTTGATTTTCTCTTCCAGAAGTTTTGCATACACGTAAGGATGCCGGATCATGAACGGCGCCCCGAAACAGGCGCTGAAGGTCGCCGTGGGCTCGGTCACCCCCTTCTCGGTTCCGGCCACCTTGGCCGTGTACCCGCTGATGAAGTGATACATCGCCTGGTCCGGAGTAAGCCTTGCGATCGGCGGCAACACCCCGAAGGCATCGGCAGTGAGCATAATGATATTTTTCGGATGACCGGCCATCCCCGATTCGACATAATCCGGCAGATGACTCAACGGGTATGATGCCCGGGTGTTCTCGGTAAAGCTGGAATCATTGAGGTCGAGCTTATGGGTGACCGGGTCCATCGCAACATTCTCAAGGATCGTCCCGAACCTGCGGGTACACTCGTAGATCTCCGGTTCGGCCTCCGGGGAGAGGTTGATCACCTTGGCGTAGCACCCGCCTTCGAAGTTGAAGACCCCGTTCCGCGACCAGCCGTGTTCGTCATCACCGAGGAGCGATCGCCCGGGGTCGGCGGAAAGAGTGGTCTTACCTGTTCCGGATAGGCCGAAGAAGATGGCCACATCGGAAGGGTCGGTCTTGCTGACATTCGCGGAACAATGCATGGAAAGGACATCGTGCTCGGGAAGCAGAAAGTTCAGCGCCGAGAAGATGGACTTCTTCGTTTCGCCTGCGTAGGCGGTGCCGCCGATCAGGATCAGTTTGCGTTTCAGGTTGATCGCGACAAAGGTCCCGCTCCGGGTATGATCATCTTCCGGGTCGGCATTGAAGTTCGGACATTGCAGAACGGTAAAATCCGGCCTGAAGTTCTTTATCTCGTTCCGGGTCCTGCCGCCCCGGATGAACATGTTACGAACAAAGAGATTGTGCCAGGCATACTCGGTGATCACCCGGACCGATTGCCGGTATTCCGGGTCGGCCCCCGCATAACAGTCCTGCACGAAGATCGTCTTCTGCCGCAAGTAGGCCTGCATCCTCTTCAGGAGATGGTCAAACCGTTCTTCGGGATACCGGGTATTGTTCCCCCACCAGATATCGCCGGTGGTGGAAGGCTCGTCCACCAGATATTTGTCCTTGGCGGCACGGCCGGTGTGCTGCCCCATGTTCACCAGCAAGGGGCCGAGGTGGGCGAGGCTGCCCTCAAAGCGCCTGATCGCGTATTCGTAGAGGGATGGCGAAGCAAGGTTCCAGTGAACCTGGCCCAGCTGATGCAGGCCGAGATAGTCCAGTTGAAAATCGGGGGTCAGATCTTTTATTTCCATGCACAACCTCCAGGATAATGCGGTTCATCTTCCCCCCCCGACCAGATACTGCCTAGAAGGTTATATCAGAGATGAAATTCTCAAATCAAACCCAATTTCTTTACAGTGTCTCTTTCACCTCTCAGTTCGGCAAGGGTGGCGTTGACCTTTTCCCGGCCGAATTCATTCTGATCAAAGCCGTCAACGATCTCGACCCTGCCGTTCACCGTCCGGCACGGGAAAGAAAAGATCAGCCCTTCATCAATTCCATATTTACCCGGCGACCTGAGACTGACGGAAAAGGTGTCTCCAGCCGGGGTGTCATGGGTCAGGTTGTAGACGCTCTGGATGCAGGCATTGGCGGCAGATCCGGCTGAAGATGCGCCACGGGCCTTGATGATCGCCGCGCCGCGCTGCTGGATGGTCTCGATGAAATACCCCTGCAGCCACTTTTCATCGTTGATCACTTCCGCCGCAGGTTTCCCGCTGATCTTCGCGTTGTAGAAATCAGGGTACTGGGTTGCCGAATGATTGCCCCAGATTGTCACGTTCTTCACCTCGGTCACGTCAACTCCCGCCTTCTGGGCGAGCTGGGTTTTCGCCCGGTTCTCGTCAAGAGCGGTCATGGAAAAGAACCTGTCCTTGGGCAGACCGGAGCTTTCCATGGCGATCAGGCAGTTGGTGTTGCAGGGATTGCCGACCACAAAGAGCCGGCACCCGTCATTGCCGACTTTGGCCATGGTTTTGCCGAGCGGGCCGAAAATGCCGCCGTTGACGTTCAACAGATCACTCCGCTCCATGCCCTGTTTCCTTGGCACGGAACCGATGGCGAGAATCCAGTCGGCACCGTCAAACGCTTTCTCCATCCGGTCGGTGCAGACAATCTTTTTCAACAGCGGAAAGGCGCAATCATCAAGCTCCATCCTGACCCCCTCAAGAGCGCCCATCGCCTGGGGAAGCTCAAGGAGATTCATCTCGATCTCAACATCCGGGCCAAGCATCTGCCCGGAGGCGATCCTGAAAAGACTGGCATAGCCGATTTGTCCTGCCGCGCCGGTTACCGCAACTCTTACAACCTTCTTTCCCATCACTGACTCCTTTGATAAAATATGAATAAATTTAAATAGTTAATAAATACAATTCTGATTGCCACTGAATTTCAGCCACCGACTCTTCGACAAGCTCATCCTTCGACAGACTCAGGATGAACGGAATTACTGTTACACCGATGATTTACGGCTCCTGACTTCCGGCTCCTGACTCCTGTCCCAATCCTCACTCCGAAAAGATCATCGCCTTTAACAGCTCGCGGTTTAAGCGGGCGATATTCCTGATGGAAATACTTTTCGGGCAGGCCGCCTCGCACTCCCTTTCATTGCCGCAGTTCCCGAAACCCTGGCGGTCCATCTCCCCTACCATCTCGAGAGCCCTTCTCTTTCTTTCAGGATGTCCCTGGGGCAGAAGGGCCAGCTGGGAGACCTTGGCCCCGACAAAGAGCATCGCCGAGGCGTTGGGACACGCCGCGACACAGGCCCCGCAGCCGATACATTCGGCCCCGTCGAGCGCCTGGTCGGCAATTTCTTTGGCCACCGGGATCGAGTTCGCCTCCGGAGCGCTGCCGGTATTGACTGAAACGTAGCCTCCCTGGCTGATGATCCGGTCAAAGGCACTCCGGTCGACCACCAGATCCTTTACCACCTTGAAAGCCCTGGCGCGGAACGGTTCAATGACCAGGGTGTCGCCATCCGCAAAATGGCGCATATGCAGCTGACAGAGGGTCGTCCCCTTTTCCTTGCCGTGCGGATGCCCGTTCACCACCGCGCCGCACATGCCGCAGATCCCCTCCCGGCAGTCGTGATCGAAGGCCACCGGCTCTTCGCCGCGCAGGGTCAGGTCTTCGTTCAGCATATCGAGCATTTCCAGAAACGACATGTCGGTGGAAACGGAATCAATCCGGTAGCCTTTCAGGCACCCCTTCCCGCCTCGGTCCTGCCGCCATATTTTCAGATTCAGGGAGATGCGGCTCATTTATAGCTCCTCCGGCTCGGCGTCACGTTCTCAAAGTGCAGCGGTTCCCGGTGCAGTTCCGGTGGATCTCCGTTTTCACCCGCCTGCCAGACGGAAACGTGGGAAAAGTCCTCATCCCTTCTCAGGGCCTCATGATCTTCAGTCTGGCTTTCTTCCCGCAGATGACAGCCGCACGACTCTTCCCTGGCCAGGGCATCGCGGACCATTAATTCCGCAAACTCAAGATAATCGGCAACCCTCCCGGCCCGTTCCAGAGACTGGTTCAGATCACTCCCGGAACCGGGAACATTCACGTTCTGCCAGAACTCCTCGCGGATACCCGGAATGACTGCCAGCGCTTCTTCAAGCCCCTGCCTGTTTCTGGCCATCCCGCATTTGTCCCACATCACCAGGCCAAGCTGCTTATGAAAGTCATCAACCGTTCTCTTCCCTTTGATGGAAAGCAGTTTTTCGATTCTTTGTGATGCCTCCCCGGCAACCTGTTGAAATGACGGGGCCTTGATGGTTGACTCACCGGGTTTTACTCCCGCAAGATACGGGGCAATGGTTGACGGGAGAACGAAATATCCATCCGCCAGCCCCTGCATCAGGGCGCTGGCGCCAAGGCGGTTGGCCCCGTGATCGGAAAAATTGGCCTCGCCGAGGACGAAAAGCCCTGCAATATTACTCATCAGGCCGTAATCAACCCACAGTCCGCCCATCGTATAATGGACAGCGGGATAGATCTTCATCGGTTGTCGGGTGGGGTCTTCGTCAGTGATTTTTTCATACATGGCGAAGAGGTTGCCGTATTTCTGCCGGATCAGGTCGATGCCGTCCCGCTGAATGGCATCGGCAAAATCAAGATAGACGGCAAGACCCGTCTCCCCGACCCCCTTGCCCCGATCACATTTCTCCTTGGCATTTCGGGAAGCGACATCTCTCGGGACCAGGTTGCCGAAGCTCGGATATTTCGCTTCAAGATAATAGTCCCGGTCCGATTCAGGAATCTGGGATGGTTCCCGCGTATCTCCGCTCTTCTTCGGAACCCAGACCCGCCCGTCATTGCGAAGGCTTTCGCTCATCAGGGTCAGTTTCGACTGCCCGCTGCCGTGAACCGGGATGCAGGTGGGATGGATCTGCACGAAACAGGGGTTGGCAAAACCGGCCCCCCGCTTGTAGGCGCGGAAGCTTGCGGTCACATTCGAGGCCATGGCATTGGTGGAGAGGAAATAGACATTACCGTAACCGCCGGTGGCAAGAACCACCGCATCGGCGGCATGGGACTCGATCGCCCCGGTGATCAGATTTCTGGTGACAATGCCCCGGGCCCTGCCATCGGTAACGACCAGATCGAGCATCTCGGTGCGGGGAAAGAGAACGACCCGGCCGCTCTTTACCTGCCGCATCAGGGCACCGTATGCGCCGAGCAAGAGCTGCTGCCCCGTCTGGCCCCTCGCGTAGAAGGTCCTCGAAACCTGGGCGCCACCGAAAGAGCGGTTGGCGAGATGCCCGCCATATTCCCGGGCAAAGGGCACTCCCTGGGCGACACACTGGTCGATAATATTGTTGCTGAGTTGAGCAAGACGGTAGACGTTGGCCTCACGCGACCGGAAATCGCCGCCCTTGATCGTGTCGTAGAAAAGGCGCTCGATACTGTCGCCATCGTTCTGGTAGTTCTTGGCCGCATTGATCCCGCCCTGGGCGGCAATGCTGTGCGCGCGGCGTGGGCTGTCCTGGATGCAGAAAGATTTGACGTTATAGCCAAGCTCGCCAAGGCTTGCCGCTGCAGAACCGCCTGCCAGACCTGTGCCGACAACGATTATTGAGTACTTTCTCTTGTTGGCCGGATTGACCAGTTTGTTGGCAAGCCGGTATCTGTCCCATTTTTCGGCAAGGGGGCCTTCGGGTATTTTCGCATCCAGGTGCATAGTTCGGTCCCGGCTCAGTTGGGAATCCCCCTGAAATAAATCAGGCAGGGAATAAGGATATAAATCACCCCTGCCGCCACCGCGACCAGCAGAGTGATGCTTCTGAGAAAACGGTTATAGCGGGGATGATTGATCCCGAAGGTCTGGAACATGCTCCAGAAACCGTGGCTGAGGTGCAGGGTCAGAGCCAAGAGGCCGGTCACATAGATACCAACCATCATCGGCTGGCCAAGATAGCCCCTCAGAAGATCAAGGGGAGACAACTCCCTGCCGAAAAAAGACAATGTCGTCAAATGGATGCCGAGAAAGAGAAAGATGATGGCCCCGGTATAGGGCATGGTCATTGAGCCGACGGACCGCCCGCCGTCGCTTTTTTTCACCGCATATTGGTCGGGCCGCGCCGCCAGGTTTTCAACATACAGGGAAACACCGAAAAACAGGTGGAGGGAAAAAATAAAGAGCAGTGCAATCTCCGCTATTTTAAGAAATGGGCCCAATGCATGGAGATGTTCGGCATAGGAGAGAAATACCGCGCCTCCGGCAAATATGGTGGCATTGCCGGCCAGGTGAACGAGAATAAACACCCCGAGCAGGAAGCCGCTCACTGCCATGATCATCTTTTTTGTGATTGATGAGAACATCTGTTTGGTGTCCGAAAAAGTGAATAATGTGCTGCAGGACGTCGATCCGGGCACGGAATCAAACGATCCGGGCAAAGAGATCGTTGCCCTTGTCATCACAGATAATAAAGGCCGGAAAATCTTTGACCCGGATCATCCGGACCGCTTCCATGCCCAGGTCCTCAAAATCGACCACTTTGATATCAGTGATGCAGTCCTTGGCCAGCGAGG
The window above is part of the Pseudomonadota bacterium genome. Proteins encoded here:
- a CDS encoding CcdB family protein translates to MAQFDVYENPNPATSEIVPYLLDLQSDLLDDLATRVVAPLVTLEGMELQARFLNPVFTIGERQVVMSTAELAGISRRDLGDRVTSLIEERDRIIGALDFLFTGF
- the acnB gene encoding bifunctional aconitate hydratase 2/2-methylisocitrate dehydratase is translated as MIEAYRDHVAQRAAEGLPPLPLDPAQTREVVDLLARNTGESEFLLELLANRVPPGVDEAARVKAEFLGAVAAGVTPVNCISRQHAAFLLGTMLGGYNIRPLIDLLDDEAVAEEACKAMSGTLLVYDAYDEVLQKSASSRWAKKVIKSWAEAEWFTSRKPLAEKISLTVFKVDGETNTDDFSPASEAWSRPDIPLHAQAMLKSRMNGALGKIAELKEKGLPLAFVGDVVGTGSSRKSAINSVLWHMGSDIPFVPNKRQGGVVIGGKIAPIFFNTAEDSGALPIECDVSRLQMGQTIHIHPADGRITDDDGNELADFTLRPSTLADGVRAGGRIPLIIGRALTDRARASLGLSSADIFVRPVPPKDSGKGFTLAQKIVGKACGLKGVRPGTYCEPRMSTVGSQDTTGAMTRDELKELACMSFSADLFMQSFCHTAAYPRPVDVKLHHELPGFIEERGGVALRPRDGVMHSWLNHFVLPDAVGTGGDSHTRFPIGISFPAGSGLVAFGASMGVMPIDMPESVLVRFKGKMQPGITLRDLVNAIPYMAIQKGLLTVGKESKKNVFSGRILEIEGLPDLKVEQAFELSDASAERSAAACTMRLNKGPVMEYTRSNAALLKWLIVEGYEDKSTLARRAAAMEEWLQNPVLLEPDDDAEYAEVIEIDLAEITEPILACPNDPDDVRKLSEVAGTRIDEVFIGSCMTNIGHHRAAARILEGSGHVPTRLWIAPPTRMDEKQMVAEGLYNIFGRAGARTEVPGCSLCMGNQARVASGSTVVSTSTRNFPNRMGDNTRVFLASAELAAVTAMKGELPSVEEYLKQMEKLGADPRSIYECLYFDKIPEYNM
- a CDS encoding phosphoenolpyruvate carboxykinase; this translates as MEIKDLTPDFQLDYLGLHQLGQVHWNLASPSLYEYAIRRFEGSLAHLGPLLVNMGQHTGRAAKDKYLVDEPSTTGDIWWGNNTRYPEERFDHLLKRMQAYLRQKTIFVQDCYAGADPEYRQSVRVITEYAWHNLFVRNMFIRGGRTRNEIKNFRPDFTVLQCPNFNADPEDDHTRSGTFVAINLKRKLILIGGTAYAGETKKSIFSALNFLLPEHDVLSMHCSANVSKTDPSDVAIFFGLSGTGKTTLSADPGRSLLGDDEHGWSRNGVFNFEGGCYAKVINLSPEAEPEIYECTRRFGTILENVAMDPVTHKLDLNDSSFTENTRASYPLSHLPDYVESGMAGHPKNIIMLTADAFGVLPPIARLTPDQAMYHFISGYTAKVAGTEKGVTEPTATFSACFGAPFMIRHPYVYAKLLEEKIKKHGSKCWLVNTGWTGGPYGVGSRMKIGHTRALLHAAISGGLDHVEMKIDPVFGIEVPVSVPGVPGDILDPGKTWSDPGAYDAQAAKLARLFHNNFEKFRDLAPDNVVKAGPR
- a CDS encoding DUF89 family protein; this encodes MKTSPACLPCFMRQAKFAAALTTDSKSLQDRIIQESSALISSFPLDISPPENAVALYRLIAELSDNPDIFSGLKKISNRAALKMVASLASPIRSSGNKLETAARLAIAGNIIDYGAQQEFDMKKTVERSLALPLAINDLEFFSSDLAKARNILYLADNCGELAFDRLLIETLDRPVTLAVKDRPILNDALLEDAVDCGLDSLCRLISNGAGCPGTPLDFCSKEFKNAFRETDLIISKGQGNFETLSETPGPIYFLLMVKCPVVAEHINEIRASASGTTVKTGDMVALKHPLYDAKRG
- a CDS encoding ArsR family transcriptional regulator, whose translation is MADVARISVQNAREKVAKGQALLVCAYESDDKFSRFHLEGAISLSEFRRLENDIDRGRELIFYCA
- a CDS encoding type II toxin-antitoxin system CcdA family antitoxin; protein product: MQTKIYDPSAPKKALNLSINSDLLRQAKETGLNLSQVLESQLTDLLQEARREEWRKENRKAIDAYNRRIELSGAFSEGRRRF